A region of the Zhihengliuella halotolerans genome:
GCAAGGAGTCTCCGCCACCCTCGGCGTCGCGCCCACGACTTGATGATCTGGACCTGGGTGCCACCGATCGTGCTCGTCAGGGCGAACTCAGTTACGACAGGATTACTTCGCGCGGCATCCGGGTATCCGAAGCTCCAAGCGATTGTTCCCGGGGGGTGCGCGGTGACGAGTTCAATGCTGCGGCGACGGAACTGAGGCTTGATCTTCGCCGGCTTCCCGTTCGGGTAGTTCGTTGGGGCGGTTCCTTCCCAGGTTGTGCCTGGTGTCGGGTCTTGACTGGTCTGATCGACCACGCCGATGCTGGACTCCCACTCTGGGATACGTGTGGGGTCCGCAAGAAGGGTCCATACGTCGTCAATCGGCGCGGGAACGAAGGTCTCGACGGACCCTGCGGTCCTGCTCTTCACCTTTTTCATCGCAGCCGTGGTGGTCCCTGCCGGTGAGCCCGACTCGTCGAGAACTTTCAGCAGGGAATCAGATGTCGTGCCCAGTCGGTCGAGGATGTCGGTCATCAGGCCGCTGGGCTCTGCAACGAGCTCCCTGAGCACTGCAGCCGCGTCGCCGGCTTTGCCTTTGCCGCTGGACTTCGCGATGAGATCACGAGCACGCGGACTCCACTCGTATCCGTCCGTCTCGTGGAAAACGATCTGTCCGGCCTCGGGGAACGATGCCTCAATACCGAGTGCGGCGAGTTGCTGATTGTGCTGTTCGGCGACAGCGAGACGGGCGCTATCAATATCGATACCCAGCTCCCGCAGTGCGTGGCCGGCGGACTGATCGTTGATAACCAAAGCGAGGAATAGGTGGTCGATGTCGGCTTCGCGGAGCCCGAGCCGGGATGCTTCCTCCATGGCGGCCAGGGAGAGTGATTGGCTGGTTTGAGCGGCGCGGACGAGTTTGTTCATTTGTTCCTCCTAGGCATCGAGATCGCAGGGTCAATTCGCTTGGAATGCTTCTTGTGGGCGGCCTGCCGTGTGACTCCCAGTGCATCGGCGACCTCCTGCCAGCTCATGCCCGAGCGCAACGCGGCCTCGACCTGCCGAAGTTCCAAGGTGTCCGCGAGTGCACGTAGTGATGCCACCGCCCGCAATCCCGTTCGCGGGTCGCGGGTATCGGCCGCCACTGCCGCGATTCTCGAAGACTCCATGTTGTCAACCTAGGTTGCTAAATGTAAGGTTGTCAACCTGCATTGCTATTTCGTTCGGCGAGCTCGGAAGCTCGCAAGGTCGGGAGAGCGTCGGTATTGCGGAAGGACCGCCGGGTTCTCAGAGATTGGCATGTATCGGAATGCGAAGGAATCTCGCTTCAACGTCTGAGCAGCAAGAAGCAGTCGCTTCCCGTGTCCGTCCTGTGGGCCGGTGCAGGTGACTGGCGCTGCGGGGCTGAGCGCGGAGCAGTCGGATCCATTCGAGAAAATGACGCCGTGGTCGAGGCCGATCCAGAGCAGGAGCGGACAGGGGCGTGCAGCGTCCTGCTCGAATCATTCGGCCCTGAGCTCGACAAGGACCATCACGGAACCTATGCGCGACTCCTCGAAGTAGCCGTGTTGGGGAAGAAGAACCGCAAGATCGCCCGCACCGGCCGATTCGGAACCGGCAAATCGAGGGTCCTGGAGGCCTTCGTTGTTTCCGGTCAGGACGCCGACGTGAGCAGCCGCAGCGCCGCGAAGGAAGCGCTGCCAGGCTGCGCCGTGTGAGTGAGGAGGCGCTGCCCATTGCCCTCGGGCAGGTGAAGCGCCTCGTACCCGAGCTCCAGCTCACCAACCTCGGGGTGTCGGAACCTCTTTGCCCCACTAGTGCAGAGCCTGACGTCATGGCCAGCCCAGAGCCGGGCGAACTCGACGCTTTTCATGCTCAGCTCGCCGACCAGCTCGGCTAGTCGTCGGTCGTCGGCGAATTGGGCCGCCACATACCGAAGCGACGCGACGGCGAGAGCGGCCTCGTCCGGCCAGTCGACGTACAGGTCGCGGGTGTGCTCGTCGAGGAACAGTAGCTTGAGCTGGTTCGGACGGTCCTCGATGCTGCTCGTCGCGGCGTAGTCCAGATGCCCTGCGAGCAGCAGGTGACCGGCACGGTTCCACGCGAGGATGTCGTTGAACCGGCCGAGCAGCACCGCGGGCACGTCGCCCATCGAATGCAGCAGCTGTTCCGCGCCCGGCTTGGCCGCCTCCGGTGGAGTTGCCGCGCGTGGGCGCTTCCACGGTGCCCGGTGCGCGAGCGCGTGCAGGTGCGCGCGCTCGTCGGCGTCGAGCTGCAGGGCGCGCGCGAGGGCGTCGATGATCGCATCGGAAGCGTTCAGCGACTGACCCTGTTCGAGCCGGGTCAGGTAAGTGATCGACACGCCCGCGAGCTGGGCGAGCTCTTCCCGGCGCAGGCCGGGCACACGGCGGCGTCCGTAGCTGTTGACGCCAACCTCGTCCGGTGTGATTCGGTCGCGGCGCGAGCGCAGAAACTGGCCCAGCTCGGTGACCGGACGGTCCGCGTCTGCGAACTCGGTCGCTTCGTCGAAGGGGTGTCGTTCCATGCGTTCCATTGTCGCCCACCTGCATAGGCGGAGCCTGCCCCTGCCAGTGATAGGCACCCCCAGACCCCGCATATCGGGGATCTAGCTGCCTGGTCCCCGGCAGCCGAGTCTGGATGCATGACCGAAATCAACACATCACCGCCCCCAACGACCACGAACGCGACTCCACGCGTTGATCGGTTCACCACCACTCAGAAGATCGCAATGGCCATCCTGCTCACGGCGAACTTCACCCTCGCGGTGGACTTCTCGATCCTCAACGTCGCCCTGCCGCACATCGGTAGTGAGCTTGGATTCGCCACCTCTGCCCTTCAATGGATTGTCACCTCGTTCGCGCTCTGCGCGGCTGGGTTCACCCTGTTCTTCGGCCGCGTGGCCGACTTGTTCGGCCGCAAGCGGCTGTTCATGATCGGCATCGTCCTGCTCGGAGTCTCGTCCCTCGCCGGCGGCCTTGCCAGCGAGCCGGGCCTGCTGCTCACGGCTCGCATCGGTCAGGGCATTGCGACGGCGATGGTCACCCCCGCTGCTCTGTCGCTGATGACCACCATGTTTCCCGAAGGTCCAGCACGCTCCCGCGCTCTCGGCCTCAACGGTGCACTCATGGCGGCAGGCTTCACCTCCGGAGCCGTACTCGGAGGACTGCTTACCGGCGCGGTGTCGTGGCGCTGGGCCTTCTTCATCAACGTCGTCGTCGCCCTCGCTGTCATGGTCGTCGCCCCGTTCGTGCTGCGCGAACCGGCCCGCGGCCCACGACCCAAGCTGGACGTGCCCGGGGCCATCACCATCACCATTGCTCTTGTCGCGCTCGTGTTCGGCATTGACAATGCCGGACACCACGGCTGGACCCACGCCGGGAGCTGGGGCCCAATCCTCGGCGTACTCGTGCTCTTCGTGGTCTTCTTCAAGATCGAGGGCCGCGTTGCCGAGCCCCTTGTCGCTCCGGGCCTGCTCAATCGCCGCAACATCGGCTGGGGCAACACCGCAGGACTCCTCGCGTTCGGCACCTTCACATCGCTCGTGTTTCTCTTGACCCTCTACCTGCAGCAGGTCCTGGGCTATTCCGCCGTCACCGCTGGGCTGGCGCTTGGTGTGCTCGGCATCGGCACCGTACTCGGCGGCCTCGCCGCACCGAAAGTCATCGGTCGGACAAGCGCCAAGGCCGCGATCGTCGCCGGACTGGTCGTCCAAGCCGCCGCGACGGCACCCCTCGCGTTCGCCGGCGACAGCCGCGACTGGCTGATCCCGCTGTTGGCCTGCACGTTCATCGGCGGGGTCGCAAATCTGGTCGCGATCGTCGGCTACGTCGTCGCCGCGACCTCCGGCGTCCCCGCTCACCAGCAGGGCTTGGCGACCGGGCTGGTGACAATGAGCC
Encoded here:
- a CDS encoding Clp protease N-terminal domain-containing protein — translated: MNKLVRAAQTSQSLSLAAMEEASRLGLREADIDHLFLALVINDQSAGHALRELGIDIDSARLAVAEQHNQQLAALGIEASFPEAGQIVFHETDGYEWSPRARDLIAKSSGKGKAGDAAAVLRELVAEPSGLMTDILDRLGTTSDSLLKVLDESGSPAGTTTAAMKKVKSRTAGSVETFVPAPIDDVWTLLADPTRIPEWESSIGVVDQTSQDPTPGTTWEGTAPTNYPNGKPAKIKPQFRRRSIELVTAHPPGTIAWSFGYPDAARSNPVVTEFALTSTIGGTQVQIIKSWARRRGWRRLLALPLRPIEKFLVWISLFQSGSAISRIFR
- a CDS encoding helix-turn-helix transcriptional regulator, whose translation is MERHPFDEATEFADADRPVTELGQFLRSRRDRITPDEVGVNSYGRRRVPGLRREELAQLAGVSITYLTRLEQGQSLNASDAIIDALARALQLDADERAHLHALAHRAPWKRPRAATPPEAAKPGAEQLLHSMGDVPAVLLGRFNDILAWNRAGHLLLAGHLDYAATSSIEDRPNQLKLLFLDEHTRDLYVDWPDEAALAVASLRYVAAQFADDRRLAELVGELSMKSVEFARLWAGHDVRLCTSGAKRFRHPEVGELELGYEALHLPEGNGQRLLTHTAQPGSASFAALRLLTSAS
- a CDS encoding MFS transporter, which produces MAILLTANFTLAVDFSILNVALPHIGSELGFATSALQWIVTSFALCAAGFTLFFGRVADLFGRKRLFMIGIVLLGVSSLAGGLASEPGLLLTARIGQGIATAMVTPAALSLMTTMFPEGPARSRALGLNGALMAAGFTSGAVLGGLLTGAVSWRWAFFINVVVALAVMVVAPFVLREPARGPRPKLDVPGAITITIALVALVFGIDNAGHHGWTHAGSWGPILGVLVLFVVFFKIEGRVAEPLVAPGLLNRRNIGWGNTAGLLAFGTFTSLVFLLTLYLQQVLGYSAVTAGLALGVLGIGTVLGGLAAPKVIGRTSAKAAIVAGLVVQAAATAPLAFAGDSRDWLIPLLACTFIGGVANLVAIVGYVVAATSGVPAHQQGLATGLVTMSQQVGIALGTPVMSALATGVVAATLLPGLQFAIGVNAAIALAAAILLAIFLRLPKTEVPIAAAEPNRPQPESESSS